Proteins found in one Populus alba chromosome 14, ASM523922v2, whole genome shotgun sequence genomic segment:
- the LOC118041280 gene encoding uncharacterized protein isoform X1, whose translation MSFLKGIIDSLSTIFSIPEEDSHSRHQNPNSTSTSTPMDGVDPGTMVSNERIAYKLKGYFDLATEEIDKAVRAEEWGLIDDAIVYYKNAQRILIEAASTPSPSYISSRELEKVKSYRQKISKWQGQVSERLQVLNRRAAGTSTSKNTLTHAPTAAVSSSNSRQDLSQKSAHSTRNIPVIKNQTDKAITSKQRQDSGNGYDAKLIEMINTAIVDKSPSVKWEDVAGLEKAKQSLMEMVILPTRRRDLFTGLRKPARGLLLFGPPGNGKTMLAKAVASESEATFFNVSASSLTSKWVGEAEKLVRTLFIVAISRQPSVIFMDEIDSIMSTRVANENDASRRLKSEFLIQFDGVTSNPNDLVIVIGATNKPQELDDAVLRRLVKRIYVPLPDGNVRRALLKHKLKGRAFSLPGGDLEKLVRETEGYSGSDLQALCEEAAMMPIRELGASILTVKANQVRPLRYEDFQKALAVIRPSLSKSKWGDLERWNEEFGSN comes from the exons ATGAGCTTCTTGAAAGGCATAATCGACTCGTTAAGTACAATCTTCTCAATTCCTGAAGAAGACTCACACTCACGGCACCAAAACCCTAACTCTACGTCGACCTCTACTCCAATGGACGGCGTGGATCCTGGAACTATGGTTTCTAACGAACGAATCGCGTACAAACTGAAAGGATACTTCGATCTAGCCACGGAAGAGATCGATAAAGCCGTTAGAGCTGAAGAATGGGGATTAATTGATGACGCCATTGTTTATTACAAAAACGCTCAACGGATTCTCATCGAAGCTGCCTCTACACCTTCGCCTTCTTATATTAGCTCTAG GGAGCTAGAGAAGGTGAAATCGTATCGACAAAAAATATCCAAATGGCAAGGTCAAGTTTCCGAGAGATTACAAGTTTTAAATCGGCGAGCAG cTGGGACCTCAACGAGCAAG AACACCTTAACTCATGCGCCTACTGCTGCAGTTTCATCATCAAATTCTAGACAAGACCTGTCACAGAAGTCGGCTCATTCCACTAGAAACATTCCAGTGATCAAGAATCAGACTGATAAAGCTATAACTTCAAAACAAAGGCAAGATTCTGGTAATGGCTATGATGCAAAATTGATTGAAATGATAAACACAGCAATAGTGGATAAAAGTCCTTCTGTTAAATGGGAAGATGTTG CTGGACTTGAGAAGGCAAAACAAAGTTTGATGGAAATGGTTATTTTGCCAACTAGGAGAAGAGACTTGTTCACTGGCCTTCGGAAACCTGCTAGAG GTCTGCTTCTCTTTGGTCCACCTGGCAATGGGAAAACCATGCTTGCCAAAGCAGTTGCTTCAGAGTCAGAAGCTACATTCTTTAATGTTTCAGCATCTTCCCTAACGTCAAAATGG GTGGGAGAGGCTGAAAAGCTTGTTCGTACTCTTTTTATTGTTGCTATATCCAGACAGCCATCTGTGATTTTCATGGATGAA ATTGACAGTATTATGTCAACAAGGGTGGCTAATGAGAATGATGCAAGCCGAAGATTGAAGTCTGAATTTCTAATACAATTTGATGGCGTGACCTCTAATCCTAATGATTTAGTAATTGTTATTG GTGCTACCAACAAGCCGCAGGAATTGGATGATGCAGTTCTTAGGAGATTG GTAAAAAGAATATATGTACCTCTACCGGATGGAAACGTTAGAAGGGCTCTTTTGAAACATAAACTCAAGGGCCGAGCATTTTCCTTACCTG GTGGAGACCTTGAAAAGCTTGTTAGAGAGACAGAAG GATATTCTGGAAGTGATTTACAAGCCTTGTGTGAAGAGGCAGCAATGATGCCAATTAGGGAGCTTGGTGCAAGCATTCTCACTGTCAAGGCAAATCAG GTAAGACCGCTCAGATATGAAGACTTTCAGAAGGCATTGGCTGTAATTAGACCCAGCTTAAGCAAAAGCAAGTGGGGAGACCTTGAACGATGGAACGAGGAATTCGGCTCCAACTGA
- the LOC118041280 gene encoding uncharacterized protein isoform X2, with protein sequence MSFLKGIIDSLSTIFSIPEEDSHSRHQNPNSTSTSTPMDGVDPGTMVSNERIAYKLKGYFDLATEEIDKAVRAEEWGLIDDAIVYYKNAQRILIEAASTPSPSYISSRELEKVKSYRQKISKWQGQVSERLQVLNRRAAGTSTSKNTLTHAPTAAVSSSNSRQDLSQKSAHSTRNIPVIKNQTDKAITSKQRQDSGNGYDAKLIEMINTAIVDKSPSVKWEDVAGLEKAKQSLMEMVILPTRRRDLFTGLRKPARGLLLFGPPGNGKTMLAKAVASESEATFFNVSASSLTSKWVGEAEKLVRTLFIVAISRQPSVIFMDEIDSIMSTRVANENDASRRLKSEFLIQFDGVTSNPNDLVIVIGATNKPQELDDAVLRRLVKRIYVPLPDGNVRRALLKHKLKGRAFSLPGYSGSDLQALCEEAAMMPIRELGASILTVKANQVRPLRYEDFQKALAVIRPSLSKSKWGDLERWNEEFGSN encoded by the exons ATGAGCTTCTTGAAAGGCATAATCGACTCGTTAAGTACAATCTTCTCAATTCCTGAAGAAGACTCACACTCACGGCACCAAAACCCTAACTCTACGTCGACCTCTACTCCAATGGACGGCGTGGATCCTGGAACTATGGTTTCTAACGAACGAATCGCGTACAAACTGAAAGGATACTTCGATCTAGCCACGGAAGAGATCGATAAAGCCGTTAGAGCTGAAGAATGGGGATTAATTGATGACGCCATTGTTTATTACAAAAACGCTCAACGGATTCTCATCGAAGCTGCCTCTACACCTTCGCCTTCTTATATTAGCTCTAG GGAGCTAGAGAAGGTGAAATCGTATCGACAAAAAATATCCAAATGGCAAGGTCAAGTTTCCGAGAGATTACAAGTTTTAAATCGGCGAGCAG cTGGGACCTCAACGAGCAAG AACACCTTAACTCATGCGCCTACTGCTGCAGTTTCATCATCAAATTCTAGACAAGACCTGTCACAGAAGTCGGCTCATTCCACTAGAAACATTCCAGTGATCAAGAATCAGACTGATAAAGCTATAACTTCAAAACAAAGGCAAGATTCTGGTAATGGCTATGATGCAAAATTGATTGAAATGATAAACACAGCAATAGTGGATAAAAGTCCTTCTGTTAAATGGGAAGATGTTG CTGGACTTGAGAAGGCAAAACAAAGTTTGATGGAAATGGTTATTTTGCCAACTAGGAGAAGAGACTTGTTCACTGGCCTTCGGAAACCTGCTAGAG GTCTGCTTCTCTTTGGTCCACCTGGCAATGGGAAAACCATGCTTGCCAAAGCAGTTGCTTCAGAGTCAGAAGCTACATTCTTTAATGTTTCAGCATCTTCCCTAACGTCAAAATGG GTGGGAGAGGCTGAAAAGCTTGTTCGTACTCTTTTTATTGTTGCTATATCCAGACAGCCATCTGTGATTTTCATGGATGAA ATTGACAGTATTATGTCAACAAGGGTGGCTAATGAGAATGATGCAAGCCGAAGATTGAAGTCTGAATTTCTAATACAATTTGATGGCGTGACCTCTAATCCTAATGATTTAGTAATTGTTATTG GTGCTACCAACAAGCCGCAGGAATTGGATGATGCAGTTCTTAGGAGATTG GTAAAAAGAATATATGTACCTCTACCGGATGGAAACGTTAGAAGGGCTCTTTTGAAACATAAACTCAAGGGCCGAGCATTTTCCTTACCTG GATATTCTGGAAGTGATTTACAAGCCTTGTGTGAAGAGGCAGCAATGATGCCAATTAGGGAGCTTGGTGCAAGCATTCTCACTGTCAAGGCAAATCAG GTAAGACCGCTCAGATATGAAGACTTTCAGAAGGCATTGGCTGTAATTAGACCCAGCTTAAGCAAAAGCAAGTGGGGAGACCTTGAACGATGGAACGAGGAATTCGGCTCCAACTGA